One segment of Setaria viridis chromosome 4, Setaria_viridis_v4.0, whole genome shotgun sequence DNA contains the following:
- the LOC117852117 gene encoding uncharacterized protein: protein MPFFQNCIGAIDGTHVPITIAQERAAPYRNRKGTLSQNVMCVCDFDLNFTFISCGWEGSASDAGVLRSARAKGFHVPVGKFYLVDGGYANTSSFIAPYRGVRYHLSEFRRHGNQYANYKELFNHRHAQLRNHIERAFGVLKKRFPILKVGTFHPIENQIKIPAAAAVFHNLIRKLNGDEGWLDHQPNNINPSDYVELPEGDNNYPNELQSNEGSTLRDQIALQMWAARNN, encoded by the coding sequence ATGCCTTTCTTCCAGAACTGCATTGGGGCCATTGATGGCACTCATGTTCCTATCACCATTGCACAAGAAAGAGCCGCTCCCTACAGAAATAGGAAGGGAACCTTGTCACAGAACGTCATGTGTGTATGtgactttgatttaaattttacTTTTATCTCATGTGGTTGGGAAGGATCTGCATCCGATGCAGGGGTCTTACGGTCTGCACGTGCGAAGGGTTTTCATGTTCCTGTGGGGAAGTTCTACCTTGTAGATGGTGGATACGCAAATACTTCCTCATTCATTGCTCCATACCGAGGAGTTAGATATCATCTGAGTGAGTTTAGGAGACATGGAAATCAGTATGCAAATTATAAAGAATTGTTCAACCACCGGCATGCACAGCTACGCAATCATATTGAAAGGGCCTTTGGTGTGCTAAAAAAGCGGTTTCCAATCCTGAAAGTTGGGACATTTCATCCAATAgagaatcaaattaaaattccaGCGGCAGCTGCAGTATTTCATAATCTCATTAGAAAACTAAATGGGGATGAAGGGTGGCTAGATCACCAACCAAATAATATCAACCCATCTGATTATGTTGAGTTGCCAGAGGGGGATAACAACTATCCAAATGAATTGCAATCAAATGAAGGAAGCACCCTACGAGACCAAATTGCTCTTCAGATGTGGGCTGCCCGTAATAATTAG
- the LOC117852116 gene encoding xyloglucan O-acetyltransferase 1 — MGASYQPLDPHNQKPSSKKPLSFLSKPVCAWLACGFISLALLHLLCCSPAGTQRTAFSPLLQYINNTYSFVSSVPPGGDESCNYSEGRWVWSPGYARRYNATECNVKESHDCLRNGRPDTGYLDWRWQPAGGCSLPAFDARAFLTAMRGKHIAFIGDSMARNQAQSLVCLLSAAFPNRLLYRDADPRKYNFWRYAFPTHDVKVSFYWNPFIVKATGKSEDESIRENHVHLDTPGDGWGADADTIDVAVLGASHWLLNGAIYYNGSEVIGAHNAPAELNYTGVGYAWPLKMAYRTAVERLSSSRPRTVVLATFSPAHFEGRPSDSPTACTKMEPYEEGEKELDWICKELRDIVYDEAQAAKVRIAGASATRIEVLDVTKMAAMRPDGHPSVYMHRDPFAHGVPERMYSDCLHSCLPGPVDTFNEMLLQILRKRR, encoded by the exons ATGGGAGCGTCGTACCAGCCTCTGGATCCCCACAACCAGAAGCCATCCAGCAAAAAAcctctctctttcctctccaAACCCGTCTGCGCCTGGCTCGCCTGCGGCTTCATCTCCTTggccctcctccacctcctctgctGCTCTCCCGCGGGCACTCAACGAACGGCATTCTCTCCTCTGCTCCAGTACATCAACAACACCTACTCCTTCGTCTCATCGGT GCCTCCCGGAGGGGATGAGAGCTGCAACTACTCGGAGGGGAGGTGGGTATGGTCGCCAGGCTACGCGCGGCGGTACAACGCCACCGAGTGCAACGTCAAGGAGAGCCACGACTGCCTCCGCAACGGGCGGCCCGACACGGGCTACCTCGACTGGCGGTGGCAGCCGGCCGGCGGGTGCTCGCTGCCGGCGTTCGACGCCAGGGCGTTCCTCACGGCGATGCGCGGCAAACACATCGCCTTCATCGGCGACTCCATGGCGCGGAATCAGGCCCAGTCCCTCGTCTGCCTCCTCAGCGCCGCGTTCCCGAACCGGCTCCTGTACCGGGACGCCGACCCGCGCAAGTACAACTTCTGGCGCTACGCGTTCCCGACGCACGACGTGAAGGTGTCCTTTTACTGGAACCCGTTCATCGTCAAGGCCACGGGCAAATCGGAGGACGAGAGCATCCGCGAGAACCACGTGCATCTCGACACGCCCGGCGACGGGTGGGGCGCCGACGCCGACACGATCGACGTGGCGGTGCTCGGCGCCAGCCACTGGCTGCTGAACGGGGCCATCTACTACAACGGCAGCGAGGTGATCGGCGCTCATAACGCCCCGGCCGAGCTCAACTACACTGGCGTTGGCTACGCATGGCCGCTCAAGATGGCGTACCGGACGGCGGTGGAGCGGCTGAGCTCAAGCCGGCCGCGCACGGTGGTGCTCGCCACGTTCTCTCCTGCTCACTTCGAAGGCAGGCCGAGCGACAGCCCCACGGCGTGCACGAAGATGGAGCCGTACgaggagggggagaaggagcTGGACTGGATCTGCAAGGAGCTCAGGGACATTGTCTACGACGAGGCGCAGGCCGCGAAGGTGAGGATCGCCGGGGCAAGCGCGACGAGGATCGAGGTGCTGGACGTGACGAAGATGGCGGCGATGCGGCCGGACGGGCACCCGAGCGTGTACATGCACCGCGACCCGTTTGCGCACGGCGTGCCGGAGAGGATGTACTCCGACTGTCTCCACTCCTGCCTGCCGGGGCCTGTCGACACCTTCAACGAGATGTTGCTGCAGATTCTGAGGAAGAGGCGATGA
- the LOC117853402 gene encoding xyloglucan O-acetyltransferase 1, producing MGAHEQPPLHPNKQKTTWSAKAGNSGYFVPRPVCAWLACGFVSLALLHLLCCAPPGTQNAVLSRLLQYVDDTYNFVSSGPRRCNYSDGRWVYAPGHARRYNGTECDVKDSHNCIRNGRPDTGYLDWQWQPAGCHLPAFDAKAFLSAARGKHVALVGDSMARNQAQSLACLLAAEFPHRVVYRDPDYPRSRKPDLWRWAFPSHGVTVSFYWAPFLARATGKARNDTLPQNVNHVHLDAPDDRWGADADTMDVVVLGTGHWPLNGAIYYNNGEVIGHHAHDELDPATDIGYARPMRMAYRTALDRLSSGGRPRTVVLATLSPGHKYEGDTLATMCPRKKPYREGEQELRDLDRELVGLVYEEAEAARARNGEGSATKVEVLDVTKLAIMRPDGHPGAYMHRDPFAHEVQPWMAADCVHFCLPGPVDTFNEILQHILRKRR from the exons ATGGGAGCGCACGAGCAGCCGCCGCTGCATCCCAACAAACAGAAGACGACATGGTCTGCCAAAGCCGGCAATTCAGGCTATTTCGTGCCCAGACCCGTCTGCGCTTGGCTGGCCTGCGGTTTCGTTTCCTTggctctcctccatctcctctgCTGCGCTCCCCCCGGCACTCAGAATGCCGTGCTCTCTCGTCTGCTCCAGTACGTGGACGACACCTACAACTTCGTCTCATCTGG TCCCCGGAGATGCAACTACTCTGATGGGAGGTGGGTGTACGCGCCGGGCCACGCGCGTCGGTACAACGGCACGGAGTGCGATGTGAAGGACAGCCACAACTGCATCCGCAACGGGCGCCCCGACACGGGCTACCTCGACTGGCAGTGGCAGCCGGCGGGTTGCCACCTGCCGGCGTTCGACGCCAAGGCCTTCCtctcggcggcgcgcggcaagCACGTGGCCCTCGTCGGCGACTCCATGGCGCGGAACCAGGCGCAGTCCCTCGCCTGCCTCCTCGCTGCCGAGTTCCCGCACCGCGTCGTGTACCGGGACCCCGACTACCCGCGCAGCCGCAAGCCCGACCTGTGGCGCTGGGCGTTCCCGTCGCACGGCGTCACGGTCTCCTTCTACTGGGCGCCGTTCCTCGCCAGGGCCACGGGCAAGGCGCGCAACGACACCCTGCCGCAGAACGTGAACCACGTCCACCTCGACGCGCCCGACGACCGGTGGGGCGCTGACGCCGACACCATGGACGTGGTCGTGCTCGGCACCGGCCACTGGCCGCTGAACGGCGCCATCTACTACAACAACGGCGAGGTGATCGGCCACCACGCCCACGACGAGCTCGACCCGGCGACGGATATCGGCTACGCCCGGCCGATGAGGATGGCGTACCGGACGGCGCTGGACCGTCTGagctccggcggccggccgcgGACCGTGGTGCTAGCGACCCTCTCGCCGGGCCACAAGTACGAAGGCGACACGCTCGCCACCATGTGCCCGAGGAAGAAGCCGTACAGGGAGGGGGAGCAGGAGCTGCGCGACCTCGACAGGGAGCTGGTCGGCCTCGTctacgaggaggcggaggccgctAGGGCGAGGAACGGTGAGGGCAGTGCGACGAAGGTGGAGGTGCTGGACGTGACGAAGCTGGCGATCATGCGGCCGGACGGGCACCCCGGCGCGTACATGCACCGGGACCCCTTCGCGCACGAGGTGCAGCCGTGGATGGCGGCGGACTGCGTCCATTTCTGCCTGCCCGGGCCGGTCGACACCTTCAACGAGATACTGCAGCACATCCTGAGGAAGAGGAGATGA
- the LOC117853319 gene encoding xyloglucan O-acetyltransferase 1: MGACQALHPHSQKPSSPSTNSSNPGYFLSKPVCAWLACGFLSLALLHLLCCSPAGTQQAVFSPLLQLFNTSSASVSSVPEGGGQSCDYSEGQWVWAPGHARRYNATECNVKDSENCVRNGRPDTGYLDWRWQPAAAGCELPAFDAAAFLAAVRGKHVAFVGDSMARNQAESLVCLLGASAFPSLLVYRDADPGVFQFRRWAFPSHGVTVSVYWAPFLARATGRVDDYHLPYSSVYLDTLAERWSAEADTMDVAVVSAGHWFLKWAMFYNGSEVLGVHMLPESNHTEIGFVSPFREVIRRSVDRLLIGSGGGGDARGDRTVVLATISPSHFEKAWDDPTTCARKGPYKDEEKEVDGEAAELRRVVKEEASAAAARSDGGATTIKVLDVTKLATMRPDGHPGAYMHRDPFAPGKPEKMLNDCLHSCLPGPVDTFNEILLQLLTKR, encoded by the exons TGCCAAGCACTTCATCCCCACAGCCAGAAACCATCGTCTCCCAGCACGAACAGCTCCAATCCGGGCTATTTCCTCTCCAAACCCGTCTGCGCTTGGCTCGCCTGCGGCTTCCTCTCCTtggctctcctccacctcctctgctGCTCCCCCGCCGGCACCCAACAAGCGGTGTTCTCTCCTCTGCTCCAGCTCTTCaacacctcctccgcctcggtGTCATCAGT GCCGGAGGGAGGCGGGCAGAGCTGCGACTACTCGGAGGGGCAGTGGGTGTGGGCGCCGGGCCACGCGCGCCGGTACAACGCCACCGAATGCAACGTCAAGGACAGCGAGAACTGCGTCCGCAACGGGCGCCCGGACACCGGCTACCTCGACTGGCGGTGGCAGCCTGCGGCGGCTGGGTGCGAGCTGCCGGCCTTCGACGCCGCGGCGTTCCTCGCCGCGGTCCGCGGCAAGCACGTCGCGTTCGTGGGCGACTCCATGGCGCGGAACCAGGCCGAGTCGCTGGTCTGCCTCCTCGGCGCGTCGGCGTTCCCGTCCCTCCTCGTGTACCGCGACGCCGACCCCGGCGTGTTCCAGTTCCGGCGCTGGGCGTTCCCGTCGCACGGCGTGACGGTGTCCGTGTACTGGGCGCCGTTCCTGGCGCGGGCCACGGGCAGGGTGGACGACTACCACCTGCCTTACAGCTCGGTGTACCTCGACACGCTCGCCGAGCGGTGGTCGGCGGAGGCCGACACCATGGACGTGGCGGTGGTCAGCGCGGGCCACTGGTTCCTGAAGTGGGCCATGTTCTACAACGGCAGCGAGGTGCTCGGCGTGCACATGCTCCCGGAATCCAACCACACTGAGATCGGCTTCGTCTCGCCGTTCCGGGAGGTGATCCGGAGGTCGGTGGACCGACTCCTCAtcggttccggcggcggcggcgacgcccggGGCGACCGGACAGTGGTTCTGGCCACCATATCGCCGTCGCACTTCGAGAAGGCGTGGGACGACCCCACGACGTGCGCGAGGAAGGGCCCGTACAAGGATGAGGAGAAGGAGGTGGACGGCGAGGCCGCGGAGCTCAGGAGGGTCGTTAAAGAAGaggcgtccgcggcggcggcgaggagcgacgGCGGGGCGACGACGATCAAGGTGCTGGACGTGACGAAGCTAGCGACGATGCGGCCGGACGGACACCCCGGCGCGTACATGCACAGGGACCCGTTCGCGCCCGGCAAGCCGGAGAAGATGCTCAACGACTGCCTCCATTCCTGCCTGCCCGGGCCGGTGGACACGTTTAATGAGATATTGCTGCAGCTCCTGACCAAGAGGTAG